A genomic window from Alicyclobacillus dauci includes:
- a CDS encoding FadR/GntR family transcriptional regulator gives MYQSGDIKAHTIIQNHILEQIRSGELTVGNQLPSERALAKQFNTSRTSVREALRTLEAVGIVQTRLGSGTYITDKATSTDIESMAVDLDTQSSPFDVIEARLCIEPFLTRLAAVRGTTGEIEYLEHCITEAMVPKSSSQETILNFEHWDGEFHLAIAKMARNQPLITLATSLHSVRTEKLWGSMKQMSLAVEGRMEHYAAQHKSIYRAIKDHRPSVAAQAATEHLKVIQHNLLESPD, from the coding sequence ATGTACCAATCCGGGGACATCAAAGCGCATACGATTATCCAAAATCATATCTTGGAGCAAATTCGATCCGGTGAGTTGACTGTAGGCAATCAACTGCCGTCTGAGCGCGCGCTCGCGAAGCAGTTTAACACCAGCCGAACCAGCGTCCGGGAAGCACTGCGCACGCTGGAAGCTGTCGGGATCGTCCAGACGAGATTGGGCAGTGGCACGTATATCACGGATAAGGCAACGTCCACGGATATCGAATCCATGGCCGTCGATCTCGACACACAAAGCAGCCCTTTCGACGTCATCGAAGCTCGGCTGTGCATTGAGCCCTTTTTGACCCGACTCGCTGCAGTGCGTGGTACGACGGGCGAGATCGAATACCTGGAGCACTGTATCACGGAAGCCATGGTACCCAAATCCTCATCGCAGGAAACGATTCTCAACTTCGAACATTGGGATGGCGAGTTTCATCTCGCAATCGCAAAAATGGCCAGAAATCAGCCGCTCATCACCCTTGCAACGTCGCTGCACTCGGTCAGAACGGAAAAGCTTTGGGGCTCCATGAAGCAAATGAGTCTAGCTGTGGAAGGGCGCATGGAGCACTATGCCGCTCAACATAAAAGTATTTACCGGGCCATCAAGGATCATCGACCATCAGTGGCGGCGCAGGCTGCAACAGAGCATCTCAAGGTGATTCAACACAACTTACTGGAAAGTCCAGACTAA
- a CDS encoding alpha/beta fold hydrolase, whose amino-acid sequence MKTELNGVSHYYEVRGNGPEAILFIHGLGGNSNFWYPQAQILARTFTVISYDLRGSGRAELGNEPYGMEVWVDDATALLDQLQIDKVHVVAHSMGTLIAQYFAVSHPDRTLSLTLVGPIIEIGAAGKEGLQARAKTVREQGMEAIADAICDGGLSASTKGSHPEIVALIRDMLMNQPAEGYARSCEALAAARAIEHHQVTVPVLLIAGDEDNTSPYAVARRLNQGFPNAQEITLAQCGHWLSLEKAGQVTSALHDFFCRI is encoded by the coding sequence GTGAAAACGGAGTTGAATGGTGTCTCGCACTACTATGAAGTTCGTGGAAATGGACCGGAGGCTATCCTGTTCATCCACGGACTGGGCGGGAACAGCAATTTTTGGTACCCGCAGGCTCAGATTCTAGCAAGAACATTTACGGTGATATCGTACGACTTGCGAGGCTCTGGGCGAGCGGAATTAGGCAACGAACCATACGGAATGGAAGTATGGGTCGATGATGCCACCGCGCTCTTAGATCAGTTACAGATTGATAAAGTTCATGTGGTTGCTCATTCGATGGGAACCCTCATCGCGCAGTACTTTGCGGTCAGTCATCCGGATCGCACACTGAGCTTAACGCTGGTTGGGCCAATTATTGAAATCGGAGCAGCCGGTAAGGAAGGTTTGCAAGCCAGAGCCAAAACCGTTCGCGAGCAGGGTATGGAGGCAATTGCGGATGCGATTTGTGATGGTGGTCTCTCGGCTTCTACGAAAGGGTCACATCCAGAGATTGTGGCGCTCATACGAGATATGCTCATGAATCAACCAGCAGAAGGCTACGCCAGGTCCTGTGAAGCACTCGCCGCAGCAAGAGCCATTGAACACCACCAGGTGACCGTTCCAGTGCTGCTCATTGCAGGGGATGAGGACAATACCTCGCCGTACGCCGTGGCACGTCGACTAAATCAGGGGTTTCCGAATGCACAAGAAATCACCCTAGCGCAGTGCGGTCACTGGTTGTCCCTTGAAAAGGCAGGACAGGTGACCAGTGCCCTTCATGATTTTTTCTGTCGGATTTAA
- a CDS encoding metal-dependent hydrolase family protein, producing the protein MSVKLFKNGFLIDGTGREPEANVDVLVKDNEIVDVGRNLGENQYDFNWQEAEVMELNGKTIMPGMTEAHTHLTWADSLYIQDIDQKPIEETMVDAILNAEILINSGFTSCVSAAARGRVDIAIKKAINQGRLVGPRMLSNGAEVSASGGFVDLWPNHFQIHGLAIFADGEDAVRRTVRSLYKEGADLVKLNVSGESLSANARGEMTLYTYKEVRAAVEEANARGKRVYTHARSADSVKHCVRAGVHIIGHADFIDDEAFEMLVENKDRLFVVPAMNWLVSTLEHGAEYFGQEALDATGYAEGLEISVRNMNRLYKAGVRVLPGGDYGFAWCPHGGYARDLEHFVKLVGMTPMDAIVAATKYGSEIMLTPEQSGTVERGKWADLLVVDGNPLDDIAILQDKKKLCVVMKDGKFIKNALDSTPVVVLN; encoded by the coding sequence ATGTCAGTTAAATTGTTCAAAAACGGTTTTTTGATTGACGGTACCGGGAGAGAGCCGGAGGCGAACGTCGACGTGCTTGTGAAGGATAACGAGATCGTCGATGTGGGAAGGAACCTGGGCGAAAATCAGTACGACTTTAATTGGCAGGAAGCTGAGGTTATGGAGCTGAACGGCAAAACCATCATGCCGGGCATGACAGAAGCGCACACACACCTCACCTGGGCGGACTCCCTGTACATCCAGGACATTGACCAAAAGCCGATTGAAGAGACGATGGTCGATGCGATTCTAAACGCGGAAATCCTCATCAACAGCGGTTTTACGTCCTGTGTAAGCGCTGCCGCACGCGGGCGTGTTGACATCGCTATCAAAAAAGCGATCAACCAAGGCAGATTGGTCGGCCCGCGCATGCTCTCCAACGGTGCTGAAGTGTCGGCGAGCGGAGGCTTCGTGGATCTCTGGCCCAACCACTTCCAAATCCACGGCCTCGCCATTTTTGCGGATGGGGAAGATGCAGTGCGTCGAACCGTGCGCAGTTTGTACAAAGAAGGCGCCGATCTCGTCAAACTCAACGTCAGCGGCGAATCTCTTTCAGCAAATGCCCGCGGCGAGATGACCCTGTATACCTATAAGGAAGTTCGGGCCGCAGTGGAAGAGGCCAACGCCCGCGGGAAACGGGTTTACACACACGCCCGCAGTGCAGACTCTGTGAAGCACTGTGTTCGTGCTGGTGTGCACATCATCGGACATGCGGATTTCATCGATGATGAGGCGTTTGAGATGTTGGTAGAAAATAAGGATCGACTGTTTGTTGTGCCAGCCATGAATTGGTTGGTTTCTACACTCGAGCACGGTGCGGAGTATTTTGGCCAGGAAGCATTGGACGCAACTGGCTACGCTGAGGGATTAGAAATTTCCGTACGCAATATGAACCGCCTATACAAAGCCGGCGTTCGTGTATTGCCTGGCGGGGATTACGGTTTCGCCTGGTGTCCACACGGCGGTTACGCACGAGATTTGGAGCACTTTGTCAAGTTGGTGGGAATGACACCAATGGATGCTATTGTTGCTGCCACAAAGTACGGCAGTGAAATTATGCTCACACCGGAGCAGTCGGGTACAGTCGAGCGTGGAAAATGGGCAGATTTGCTGGTGGTCGACGGGAACCCCTTGGATGACATCGCCATTTTGCAAGACAAAAAGAAACTGTGCGTCGTCATGAAGGACGGCAAGTTCATCAAGAACGCTCTCGACAGCACCCCGGTTGTTGTCCTCAATTAA
- a CDS encoding DUF1450 domain-containing protein, with product MEIWCCIRNASLKEHSQLDEVAKEFGDECNVVPYKCLRLCMFCRNMYAFYADGKPIVAKSQEEAATKLRNRMREEYSSLENQSIS from the coding sequence ATGGAAATCTGGTGTTGCATACGCAATGCGTCGTTAAAAGAACACAGCCAGCTGGATGAGGTGGCCAAGGAATTCGGTGATGAATGCAATGTCGTTCCATATAAGTGTCTGCGGCTATGTATGTTTTGCAGAAACATGTACGCGTTTTATGCAGATGGCAAACCTATAGTGGCCAAAAGCCAAGAAGAGGCCGCAACCAAATTGCGGAACCGAATGCGCGAGGAATACTCTTCACTCGAAAACCAGTCGATATCATAA
- a CDS encoding IS630 family transposase: MSRRAISITLSEQNRATLEHWVRSPSTPQKMVRRAEIVLRAADGWTNEQMVKAGLGSGVTVGRWRQRFAEFGMDGLQDIPKPGRPRIISDEKVTELLATSLTKPKGRTHWSSRELAKQQGISQSTVSRLWRKHNLKPHRVETFKYSKDPELEPKVVDVVGLYLNPPEKALVLCVDEKSQIQALDRTQPKLQLKPGQVERHTHDYVRHGTTSLFAALNVATGEVLGQCHARHRHQEFLQFLRAIDKAYPEGEIHLVMDNYATHKHANVRKWLNKRPRYHLHFTPTSASWMNQIETWFGILHRQALERGVFRSVKSLIAAIHSFMEQWNEGAAPFKWVKSADEILAKAVRNK; this comes from the coding sequence ATGAGCAGACGAGCGATTTCCATCACACTTAGCGAGCAAAATAGAGCCACTTTAGAGCACTGGGTACGTTCGCCATCGACGCCACAGAAAATGGTGAGGCGGGCCGAGATTGTGTTGCGTGCAGCGGACGGATGGACGAACGAGCAAATGGTCAAGGCCGGGCTAGGTTCGGGAGTGACTGTAGGGCGCTGGCGTCAGCGGTTCGCCGAGTTCGGTATGGATGGATTACAGGATATACCGAAGCCCGGACGCCCCCGAATCATCAGCGATGAGAAGGTCACCGAGCTGTTGGCAACTTCCCTGACCAAGCCCAAGGGACGAACACACTGGAGCAGTCGAGAGTTGGCCAAACAGCAGGGCATCAGTCAGTCTACTGTCTCGCGTCTCTGGCGCAAGCATAATCTCAAACCGCATCGGGTCGAGACGTTCAAATACAGTAAGGACCCAGAACTTGAACCAAAGGTTGTTGACGTTGTCGGCTTGTATCTGAATCCGCCGGAAAAGGCGCTGGTGTTATGTGTCGATGAGAAGAGCCAGATTCAAGCATTGGACCGTACACAGCCCAAACTCCAGCTAAAACCGGGTCAAGTAGAGCGACACACGCACGATTATGTTAGGCACGGAACTACAAGCCTCTTCGCGGCACTCAATGTGGCCACTGGCGAAGTACTTGGGCAATGTCATGCACGTCATCGGCATCAGGAATTCCTTCAATTTCTCCGGGCCATTGACAAGGCCTATCCAGAAGGAGAAATTCATCTGGTCATGGACAATTACGCTACACACAAGCACGCCAATGTGCGCAAGTGGTTGAACAAGCGTCCGAGATATCACCTTCACTTCACGCCAACCAGCGCATCCTGGATGAACCAAATCGAGACATGGTTCGGCATCCTCCATCGGCAGGCGCTTGAACGAGGTGTGTTTCGGAGTGTCAAATCACTCATAGCTGCCATTCACAGCTTTATGGAGCAATGGAATGAAGGCGCAGCACCGTTCAAATGGGTGAAATCTGCGGACGAGATTCTCGCCAAAGCCGTCCGGAATAAATAA
- a CDS encoding site-specific integrase — MSQAGGTEEPRRKVRLSDSYFVQKGDQWVVQTVDKSLAGKVLAGATKVKSWGLREELVTRILLESGGRISEVCALTLGDWYAKGMMREATATSKGSNGKRVKFLRWTDDTAKLLRRYFDTDRRKFDSEGRALEAYLQLRKKGGIDLMKVPLFLSQRATALTPKKYRRYWNAACAAAGIEAVVHQARHWYVTEAIRNIYDHSRTEGEFQRKIRELIGYMSWKNGYDMIEIYEHYLESERHSEVQDEVHARLEELKQQAMNELERNVGPKANAAVLKAEKAPKRTEMDELYDFIVGGS; from the coding sequence ATGTCACAGGCCGGCGGTACAGAGGAGCCCCGCCGTAAGGTGCGGCTATCCGACAGCTATTTTGTTCAGAAGGGCGACCAATGGGTAGTCCAAACTGTGGATAAGAGCCTCGCGGGTAAAGTACTGGCCGGGGCAACCAAGGTTAAGAGCTGGGGGCTGAGAGAAGAACTTGTCACCCGCATCCTCCTCGAGTCTGGCGGTCGGATTTCCGAGGTCTGTGCCTTGACCCTTGGTGATTGGTACGCCAAGGGTATGATGCGGGAAGCCACCGCTACTAGCAAAGGGAGCAACGGAAAGCGCGTGAAGTTCTTGCGGTGGACGGATGACACGGCCAAGTTGCTACGACGTTACTTTGACACAGATCGCCGGAAGTTCGATTCTGAAGGGCGGGCACTGGAAGCCTACCTCCAACTCCGTAAAAAGGGCGGAATTGACCTCATGAAAGTCCCTCTGTTCCTGTCACAGCGTGCTACGGCGCTAACGCCGAAAAAGTATAGGCGTTACTGGAACGCTGCCTGTGCGGCGGCCGGAATTGAGGCAGTCGTACATCAGGCCCGCCATTGGTACGTTACAGAGGCGATAAGGAACATCTACGACCACTCCAGGACCGAAGGAGAATTTCAGCGTAAGATCCGAGAACTGATCGGCTATATGTCGTGGAAGAATGGCTATGACATGATCGAAATCTACGAGCACTATCTGGAATCCGAGCGCCATTCCGAGGTCCAGGATGAAGTCCACGCACGACTGGAAGAGCTTAAGCAACAAGCGATGAATGAGCTGGAGCGGAACGTGGGGCCGAAAGCCAATGCAGCCGTACTCAAAGCCGAGAAAGCCCCGAAACGTACCGAGATGGACGAACTTTATGATTTTATCGTAGGAGGATCATAA
- a CDS encoding IS110 family RNA-guided transposase — translation MDVVYERCCGLDVHKKTVVACVLTPEAKEIRTFSTMTEDLLEMVDWLGQHECTHVAMESTASFWKPIYNLLESADCQVLVVNAKHMKNVPGRKTDVKDAEWIAGLLRHGLLQASYIPNREQRELRELIRYRRSLIDERAREVNRVQKVLEGANIKLSAVASNTLGKSGRAMLEAMIHGEEDPEVLSGLAKGRMKAKKADLHKALNGLMGSHQRMMLAAQLRHIDYLDEEIARLDEEVKERMLPFEEDLELVDTIPGVGRRTAEQILAEIGTDMTQFPSAAHLCSWAGLAPGNNESAGKRKSGKTRKGNQKLRAALVEAARAAARTKQTYLSAQYHRIAARRGKNRAAVAVAHSILTIVYYVLQRRQPYIELGPTYYEARKKDAVVKQAIRKLQSLGLEVTVKPVA, via the coding sequence ATGGATGTCGTATACGAACGTTGTTGCGGCCTCGATGTGCACAAGAAGACGGTGGTCGCCTGTGTGCTGACGCCGGAGGCCAAGGAGATTCGCACGTTCTCCACGATGACGGAGGATCTCCTGGAGATGGTTGACTGGTTAGGACAACATGAATGCACGCATGTTGCTATGGAAAGCACAGCTTCATTCTGGAAGCCAATCTACAACCTTCTGGAGTCGGCGGACTGTCAAGTGCTTGTGGTGAACGCCAAGCACATGAAGAACGTTCCGGGCCGTAAGACCGATGTGAAGGATGCCGAATGGATCGCCGGATTGCTCCGCCACGGGCTGTTGCAAGCCAGTTACATCCCCAACCGTGAACAACGGGAACTACGAGAACTCATTCGCTACCGCCGAAGTCTCATTGACGAGCGGGCAAGAGAGGTGAATCGGGTTCAAAAGGTGTTGGAAGGTGCCAACATCAAGCTTTCTGCAGTGGCCAGCAATACACTTGGCAAATCTGGGCGGGCGATGTTGGAAGCAATGATCCACGGAGAAGAAGACCCGGAGGTATTGTCAGGGTTAGCCAAAGGCCGGATGAAGGCGAAGAAGGCCGATTTGCACAAGGCACTGAATGGGCTTATGGGCTCCCACCAACGAATGATGCTGGCAGCCCAATTACGTCACATCGATTACTTGGATGAAGAGATTGCCCGGCTGGATGAAGAAGTCAAGGAGCGCATGCTCCCTTTTGAAGAAGACCTGGAGCTAGTGGACACCATCCCCGGTGTCGGTCGACGAACAGCAGAACAAATTCTGGCTGAAATTGGGACAGACATGACCCAATTTCCGTCTGCTGCCCATTTATGCTCTTGGGCAGGACTGGCTCCAGGGAACAATGAAAGCGCCGGGAAACGAAAGTCGGGGAAAACACGCAAAGGGAATCAAAAACTCAGAGCAGCGCTGGTGGAAGCAGCACGCGCAGCGGCGAGAACGAAGCAGACTTATCTCTCTGCCCAGTACCATCGAATTGCAGCTCGAAGAGGCAAAAACCGTGCAGCAGTTGCAGTGGCCCACAGCATCTTAACCATCGTGTATTACGTGTTACAGCGACGTCAACCTTATATTGAACTCGGCCCAACATATTACGAAGCACGCAAGAAAGACGCAGTCGTAAAGCAGGCGATCCGGAAGTTGCAATCACTCGGGTTGGAGGTCACCGTAAAACCTGTTGCATAA
- a CDS encoding DUF5348 domain-containing protein — translation MRVRKAPMAYDQDLWRWVVEGRDAWYSMRAGEDIEIHLGTTSIRGTIHRDEFWSWYIVVNGVPLGLISGKRYTVTITI, via the coding sequence ATGAGGGTTCGTAAGGCCCCCATGGCCTACGACCAAGACTTGTGGCGCTGGGTGGTAGAAGGAAGAGACGCCTGGTACAGCATGCGTGCTGGGGAAGACATAGAGATTCACCTAGGAACCACCTCAATCAGAGGAACCATCCATAGGGATGAATTTTGGTCCTGGTACATCGTTGTGAACGGTGTACCGCTAGGCCTTATCTCAGGAAAGCGATACACAGTGACCATCACAATCTAG